The Pseudarthrobacter sulfonivorans genome includes a window with the following:
- a CDS encoding AAA family ATPase, whose protein sequence is MDSHRRTAVNEVTPAGRNFTPVTEQVGHLNGYKAAAMDADSFHAASQRILASINTVIDGKSDAARLALTVLLAQGHLLLEDVPGVGKTLLAKTLARSIDCTVSRIQFTPDLLPSDVTGVSIYNQASRLFEFRPGAVFANIVIGDEINRASAKTQSALLECMEEHQVTVDGDSYKLDEPFMVVATQNPIEMEGTYPLPEAQRDRFMARISMGYPDKDSEIEMLETHQATSPLAKVSAVVTSADVAAMIATVQQVYVSQAIKEYTVSVGRATRESPLLRLGASPRSMLQLLRAAKATAALDGRDFVLPDDVVSVAESVLAHRIILDRKAAGAGETPHSVIRGILSRLPVNQDPVNNPAPPAGLRRNH, encoded by the coding sequence ATGGACTCCCACCGCCGCACCGCCGTCAACGAGGTAACCCCTGCCGGCCGGAACTTTACCCCCGTGACGGAGCAGGTGGGCCATCTCAACGGTTACAAGGCAGCAGCCATGGACGCGGACTCATTCCACGCGGCCAGCCAGCGGATCCTGGCCTCGATCAACACCGTCATTGACGGAAAGTCGGATGCGGCCAGGCTTGCCCTGACGGTGTTGCTGGCCCAGGGCCATCTGCTCCTGGAGGACGTGCCAGGTGTGGGCAAGACCCTCCTGGCCAAAACCCTCGCCCGGAGCATTGACTGCACGGTCAGCCGCATTCAGTTCACTCCTGATCTGCTGCCTTCGGACGTGACGGGCGTGTCCATCTATAACCAGGCGTCGCGGCTGTTCGAGTTCCGCCCGGGTGCCGTCTTCGCCAACATTGTTATTGGCGATGAAATCAACCGCGCGTCCGCCAAGACCCAATCCGCCCTCCTGGAGTGTATGGAGGAACACCAGGTGACCGTGGACGGGGACTCGTACAAACTCGACGAACCGTTCATGGTGGTGGCCACCCAGAACCCGATCGAGATGGAAGGCACCTATCCACTCCCCGAGGCCCAGCGCGACCGCTTTATGGCGCGGATTTCCATGGGCTATCCGGACAAGGACTCCGAAATCGAAATGCTGGAGACCCATCAGGCAACCTCCCCGTTGGCCAAGGTCTCCGCTGTGGTCACCTCGGCGGACGTCGCAGCGATGATCGCCACGGTCCAACAGGTTTACGTCTCCCAGGCCATCAAGGAATACACCGTCTCAGTAGGCCGCGCAACGCGCGAAAGCCCCCTGCTCCGGCTGGGCGCCAGCCCACGCTCCATGCTCCAGCTGCTCCGGGCCGCGAAGGCCACGGCGGCGCTGGACGGCCGTGATTTTGTGCTGCCAGACGACGTCGTCAGCGTGGCGGAATCCGTGCTGGCCCACCGGATCATCCTGGACCGGAAGGCGGCCGGCGCCGGCGAGACCCCGCACAGCGTCATCCGGGGCATCCTCTCCCGGCTCCCGGTGAACCAGGACCCGGTGAACAACCCGGCCCCGCCGGCCGGACTGCGGCGGAACCACTAG
- a CDS encoding DUF58 domain-containing protein, protein MALRDRLPRHLFSQRGWGLLAAGAVCLLSAQIMGRRDLLSLSVLLIVLPLVSLAGIRLLKPRFQVYREFNPSPVETSAATTVRLAVARTGYGGGRAIMEERLPPRFGESPAFHFPARSAKGGTSRYEYHLRSTKRGQYLIGPVTAEFTDPFGLSLHRRSIDDGDTLTVTPAAVELPVTGLAGARGNDGITATRTRANPSDDDVMTREYRPGDPMRRVHWAATAHHGALMVRQEESVTTPEATIILDQRFAAFSGGHGSGFGGNAAVDGHEMITSGTFEWAVVAAISICTHLSERNYALRLLDPRGEPAFLRSPSAPEPESEEFSGVSGLQSIAESLAAIQLSGPHHAARDHGGQDAGPAVFDDHLMDKLSAHRMRGPLIAVLGRISPSEARALAPAAGYGANAFAIIVSERPADSEDSLEALRRGGWRAVAVPTSVPVPDAWAHFDQGGAAPATAAADVRRGAGVGR, encoded by the coding sequence ATGGCGCTGCGTGACCGACTGCCCCGGCACCTGTTCAGCCAGCGTGGCTGGGGGCTCCTGGCCGCCGGCGCCGTCTGCCTGTTGTCTGCGCAGATCATGGGGCGGCGGGACCTGCTGAGCCTGAGTGTCCTGCTCATCGTCCTTCCCCTGGTTTCGCTGGCCGGGATCAGGCTCCTCAAGCCCCGGTTCCAGGTTTACCGCGAGTTCAACCCGTCCCCGGTGGAGACCTCCGCCGCCACCACAGTGCGGCTCGCCGTGGCGCGGACCGGTTACGGGGGCGGCCGGGCGATCATGGAGGAACGGCTGCCGCCACGGTTCGGCGAGTCCCCGGCCTTCCATTTCCCCGCCCGCTCGGCCAAGGGCGGGACCAGCAGGTACGAATACCACTTGCGCTCCACCAAACGCGGACAGTACCTGATCGGCCCGGTAACCGCAGAGTTCACGGATCCGTTCGGGTTGTCCCTGCACCGGCGGTCAATTGACGACGGCGACACACTCACCGTGACGCCCGCCGCCGTCGAGCTTCCCGTGACGGGCCTCGCGGGAGCCCGCGGCAACGACGGCATCACAGCAACCCGTACCCGCGCCAACCCCAGCGACGACGACGTCATGACCCGCGAATACCGCCCGGGCGATCCCATGCGCCGGGTGCACTGGGCAGCCACCGCACACCACGGCGCCCTGATGGTGCGTCAGGAGGAGTCCGTCACGACGCCGGAGGCCACCATCATCCTTGACCAACGGTTCGCGGCATTTTCCGGCGGGCACGGCTCCGGTTTCGGGGGCAATGCGGCCGTGGACGGCCACGAGATGATCACCAGCGGCACGTTCGAGTGGGCCGTGGTGGCCGCGATCTCCATCTGCACGCACCTGTCGGAGCGGAACTACGCCCTCCGCCTCCTTGACCCCCGCGGCGAACCCGCGTTCCTCCGCTCCCCGTCCGCACCGGAACCGGAATCGGAAGAGTTCAGCGGAGTGTCCGGGCTCCAGTCGATCGCCGAAAGCCTCGCCGCCATCCAGCTGTCCGGTCCGCACCACGCTGCCCGGGACCACGGTGGCCAGGATGCCGGACCGGCCGTTTTCGACGATCACCTGATGGACAAACTCTCCGCCCACCGGATGCGGGGGCCCCTTATTGCCGTGCTCGGCAGGATCTCTCCGAGCGAGGCCAGAGCCCTCGCTCCGGCGGCGGGTTATGGCGCGAATGCCTTCGCCATCATCGTTTCCGAGAGGCCCGCGGATTCCGAGGACTCTTTGGAGGCCCTCCGCCGGGGCGGCTGGCGGGCAGTGGCGGTGCCAACCTCGGTTCCGGTCCCGGACGCCTGGGCGCACTTCGACCAGGGTGGTGCTGCGCCGGCCACGGCAGCGGCAGACGTACGCCGCGGAGCGGGGGTGGGACGGTGA
- a CDS encoding transglutaminaseTgpA domain-containing protein, which translates to MTLAPERNASRGQAATGAPGQVPARTRVGAYPWAMAGAVALSVAGAAISLNGVLRGWAWYLPLLTTVVVVCLTIATLRALRAHPLVVAAGGFASLIAILTLTFFRSTGIAGFIPSGATLAEVDRFVRRASETVLAESAPVAPNAGIVMVSCAALGLTVILIDALAVPLGMPATTGLGLLAILVVPATVKSQSVGVWGFTATAAGYLLILACSQWFAPDSRTAADSGRNPGQFRRAMLTGTVALVATLAVPAAIPGFDHGTFPQGSRLNPWGAGTGLNPMITLGNSLRAPAGSGRITYATNAAGPLYLRSVTVDNFDGESWGPDDRDAERRPVAGQFETGHEIVAEEQLRQVTAVDTGMFTSPYLPLPYAPETIRGLNGAWTWDPATLAVKGANTNTRSQQYLVVSTAPKLTATLLQQSSQAVQGIPADFTRVPGNVPDIVRSTADTVTASSDTPFAKAMSIQKYLRSGEFTYSLQSPVQGGYDGNGLSVLADFLTQKSGYCIHYSSAMAVMARLEGIPSRIAVGYAPGRSTGSTVSVAGQGALPEYEVDARDAHAWPELYFQGLGWVPFEPTPSRGVIPAYATETSTPGIPGSLGNNEDLLPGATAPTPTPSATAVPLPGAGGGAGDLGQLLLPWLLGTAAALGLVLLAASPRLVRMGRRARRLRTEGRAREDVIPLAWAEIRDLGTDYGLPPDASETARTYSARLRHSSLLGEHGGMDDAAHQAIRSLTSDFERRHYGPPVQDTAGRGRTGAIAPRIAAVQHSLRANASLPRRLRADWLPPSVLGRWAWLLAAPFRGLNRLARRTAKAAARSWSRARGGLFRPRGSQ; encoded by the coding sequence GTGACACTGGCACCGGAACGCAACGCGTCCCGCGGGCAGGCAGCCACAGGTGCCCCGGGCCAGGTTCCGGCACGGACGCGGGTCGGGGCGTACCCCTGGGCCATGGCCGGCGCCGTCGCCCTGTCCGTGGCCGGCGCCGCGATTTCCCTCAACGGTGTCCTGCGGGGTTGGGCCTGGTACTTGCCCCTCTTGACCACAGTGGTGGTGGTCTGCCTGACCATCGCCACGCTCCGCGCGCTGCGGGCCCATCCTCTCGTGGTGGCTGCCGGCGGCTTTGCCTCCCTGATCGCGATTCTCACCCTGACGTTCTTCCGGAGCACGGGCATTGCCGGTTTCATCCCGTCCGGGGCAACCCTGGCTGAAGTGGACAGGTTCGTCCGCCGGGCGAGCGAGACGGTACTTGCGGAAAGTGCCCCGGTGGCCCCGAACGCCGGAATCGTTATGGTCAGCTGCGCAGCCCTGGGCCTGACAGTCATCCTCATCGATGCGCTGGCCGTACCGCTTGGCATGCCGGCGACAACCGGACTGGGCCTGCTGGCCATCCTGGTAGTCCCCGCCACCGTGAAGTCCCAGAGCGTGGGGGTTTGGGGCTTCACTGCCACGGCGGCCGGGTACCTCCTGATCCTCGCGTGCAGCCAGTGGTTTGCACCGGATTCCCGCACTGCGGCCGACAGCGGCCGGAATCCCGGCCAGTTCCGGCGGGCCATGCTGACCGGAACCGTGGCACTGGTGGCAACACTGGCAGTGCCGGCGGCCATCCCCGGATTCGACCACGGCACGTTTCCGCAGGGCTCCCGGCTGAACCCGTGGGGCGCCGGGACCGGCTTGAACCCCATGATTACCTTGGGAAACAGCCTGCGGGCACCGGCCGGAAGCGGGCGGATCACCTATGCCACCAACGCGGCCGGGCCGCTGTATCTGCGGTCCGTCACTGTTGACAATTTCGACGGCGAATCCTGGGGACCTGATGACCGCGACGCAGAGCGCCGCCCCGTGGCCGGACAGTTTGAGACGGGCCACGAGATCGTCGCCGAGGAGCAGCTCCGCCAGGTGACTGCCGTGGATACGGGCATGTTCACCAGCCCGTACCTGCCGTTGCCGTACGCGCCGGAAACAATCCGCGGGCTCAATGGCGCCTGGACATGGGACCCGGCCACCTTGGCCGTCAAGGGTGCCAACACCAACACGCGGTCACAGCAATACCTTGTGGTGTCCACGGCGCCGAAGCTCACGGCCACCCTCCTTCAACAGTCGTCGCAGGCCGTGCAGGGAATCCCTGCCGACTTCACCAGGGTTCCCGGCAACGTCCCGGACATCGTCCGAAGCACGGCTGACACGGTGACAGCTTCGAGTGACACACCCTTCGCCAAGGCCATGTCCATCCAGAAATACCTTCGCTCAGGGGAGTTCACCTACTCGCTCCAGTCACCTGTCCAGGGCGGCTACGACGGTAACGGGCTCTCGGTGCTGGCCGATTTCCTGACTCAGAAGAGCGGATACTGCATCCATTACTCGTCCGCGATGGCCGTGATGGCCCGGCTGGAAGGTATCCCCAGCCGGATCGCGGTTGGCTACGCGCCGGGCCGAAGCACTGGTTCCACGGTTTCAGTGGCCGGGCAAGGTGCGCTGCCAGAGTATGAGGTGGACGCCCGGGACGCCCACGCCTGGCCCGAGCTCTACTTCCAGGGATTGGGGTGGGTGCCCTTCGAACCCACGCCGTCGCGTGGTGTTATACCCGCGTACGCCACGGAAACCAGCACACCCGGCATCCCCGGTTCGCTGGGTAATAACGAGGACCTCCTTCCCGGCGCAACCGCCCCGACCCCCACACCAAGCGCCACGGCCGTGCCCCTCCCCGGTGCAGGTGGCGGCGCAGGGGACCTCGGGCAGCTGCTCCTGCCATGGCTGCTGGGGACGGCGGCCGCGCTGGGCCTCGTCCTCCTGGCGGCCTCGCCGCGGCTGGTGAGGATGGGGCGGCGTGCCCGGCGGCTCCGCACCGAGGGCCGGGCGCGGGAGGACGTGATTCCGCTGGCGTGGGCCGAAATCCGTGATCTCGGAACCGACTACGGACTGCCACCGGACGCCAGCGAAACAGCCCGGACGTATTCCGCACGGCTCCGCCATTCATCGCTGCTCGGCGAACATGGAGGCATGGACGACGCCGCGCACCAAGCCATCCGCAGCCTCACCTCCGACTTTGAACGCCGGCACTACGGCCCGCCTGTCCAGGACACAGCCGGCCGCGGCAGGACAGGGGCTATTGCCCCACGCATCGCGGCGGTGCAGCATTCCCTGCGTGCCAACGCCTCGCTCCCTCGACGCCTCCGTGCCGACTGGCTCCCGCCGTCGGTTCTGGGCCGGTGGGCCTGGCTCCTGGCTGCCCCGTTCAGAGGGCTCAACAGGCTGGCGCGCCGGACGGCAAAAGCCGCCGCACGCTCCTGGTCGAGGGCGCGCGGCGGCTTGTTCCGGCCGCGTGGTAGCCAATAG
- a CDS encoding NAD-dependent succinate-semialdehyde dehydrogenase, producing the protein MTVTAQPAVTAEREIALLASVPTGLLINGEWRPAASGKTFDVEDPATGKVLLSIADAGAEDGKAALDAAAAAQESWAKVPARERGEILRRAFEMVTARAEDFALLMTMEMGKPLAEARGEVAYGAEFLRWFSEEAVRAFGRYSVSPDGKSRLLVTKKPVGPCLLITPWNFPLAMATRKIAPAVAAGCTMVLKSANLTPLTSQLFAAVMQEAGLPAGVLNVIPTSTAGATTGPLIKDQRLRKLSFTGSTEVGRRLLADASETVLRTSMELGGNAPFVVFEDADLDAAVAGAMLAKLRNMGEACTAANRFIVHESVADEFAQKFAAKMGEMTTARGTEPESKVGPLIDAKSRDKVHELVSDAVASGAKAVLGGAPAEGPGYFYPPTILTGVTEGTRILSEEIFGPVAPIITFGTEDEAVRLANNTEYGLVAYVFTRDLNRGIRMGERLETGMLGLNAGVISNAAAPFGGVKQSGLGREGGLEGIEEYLYTQYIGIADPYAG; encoded by the coding sequence GTGACTGTCACCGCACAGCCAGCTGTTACCGCGGAGCGCGAAATCGCACTGCTGGCCTCTGTTCCCACCGGATTGCTGATCAACGGCGAATGGCGCCCGGCGGCGTCAGGCAAAACGTTCGACGTCGAGGACCCCGCCACGGGCAAGGTGCTGCTCAGCATCGCTGACGCCGGCGCCGAAGACGGCAAGGCTGCTTTGGACGCGGCCGCCGCGGCGCAGGAATCGTGGGCGAAGGTCCCGGCCCGTGAACGTGGCGAAATCCTGCGCCGTGCCTTTGAGATGGTTACGGCCCGTGCCGAGGACTTCGCGCTGCTGATGACCATGGAAATGGGCAAGCCGCTGGCCGAGGCCCGCGGCGAGGTCGCCTATGGCGCCGAGTTCCTGCGCTGGTTCTCCGAGGAAGCTGTCCGTGCGTTCGGCCGCTACTCGGTCTCGCCCGATGGCAAGTCCCGCCTGCTGGTCACCAAGAAGCCGGTGGGCCCGTGCCTGCTGATCACGCCGTGGAACTTCCCGCTGGCCATGGCCACGCGCAAGATCGCTCCTGCTGTCGCAGCCGGCTGCACCATGGTGCTGAAGTCGGCCAACCTCACGCCGCTGACCTCGCAGCTGTTCGCCGCAGTCATGCAGGAGGCCGGCCTGCCGGCCGGAGTCCTGAACGTCATCCCCACGTCCACGGCAGGGGCCACCACCGGCCCGCTGATCAAGGACCAGCGCCTGCGCAAACTCTCGTTTACGGGCTCCACCGAGGTGGGCCGGCGCCTGCTCGCCGACGCGTCCGAGACCGTCCTGCGGACCTCCATGGAACTCGGTGGCAACGCCCCGTTTGTGGTGTTCGAGGACGCGGACCTGGACGCCGCCGTCGCCGGTGCCATGCTGGCGAAGCTGCGGAACATGGGCGAAGCCTGCACCGCGGCGAACCGGTTCATCGTCCACGAGTCCGTCGCCGACGAATTTGCCCAGAAGTTCGCCGCGAAAATGGGTGAGATGACCACCGCCCGGGGCACCGAACCGGAGTCCAAAGTGGGTCCGCTGATCGATGCCAAGAGCCGGGACAAGGTTCATGAGCTGGTGTCCGATGCCGTGGCCTCCGGCGCCAAGGCTGTCCTGGGCGGCGCCCCGGCCGAGGGCCCGGGCTACTTCTACCCGCCCACCATCCTCACCGGCGTCACCGAAGGCACGCGGATCCTGTCCGAGGAAATCTTCGGCCCCGTCGCCCCGATCATCACCTTCGGCACCGAGGACGAAGCCGTTCGCCTGGCCAACAACACCGAGTACGGTCTGGTGGCGTACGTCTTCACGCGCGACCTGAACCGCGGCATCCGGATGGGCGAACGGCTCGAGACCGGCATGCTCGGCCTGAACGCCGGTGTCATCTCCAATGCCGCCGCACCGTTCGGCGGCGTCAAGCAGTCCGGGCTGGGACGCGAAGGCGGCCTCGAAGGCATCGAGGAATACCTTTACACCCAGTACATCGGCATCGCGGACCCCTACGCCGGCTGA
- the rsmI gene encoding 16S rRNA (cytidine(1402)-2'-O)-methyltransferase, giving the protein MDPNPSTFADSRPAEPSVAAGEEPETAVHVAADPAAAAPVATGPGRIVLAATPIGNTGDASARLIELLGTADIVAAEDTRRLHRLVQSLGVTVAGRVISYHEHNEATKTAELLEHVRSGKTLVMVTDAGMPSVSDPGFRLVEGAVAAGLTVTAVPGPSAVLTALALSGLPTDRFCFEGFLPRKAGERASRLADLSAERRTMVFFEAPHRLESMLRALRERFGAERRIAVCRELTKTYEEVIRGTVGELLLWAEGNEVRGEIAVVLGGAPEQAPGTPEDHVAAVNELVAQGIRLKEAVAAVAEDVRVSKRELYSAVLAAR; this is encoded by the coding sequence GTGGACCCTAACCCCAGCACCTTCGCCGATTCCCGCCCCGCAGAACCTTCCGTTGCCGCCGGGGAGGAGCCAGAGACAGCGGTTCACGTGGCAGCGGACCCGGCTGCGGCGGCACCGGTCGCCACGGGGCCGGGCCGGATCGTACTGGCGGCAACGCCCATCGGGAATACGGGAGACGCGTCGGCCCGCCTGATCGAGCTCCTGGGGACGGCGGACATCGTGGCCGCCGAAGACACCAGGCGCCTGCACCGCCTTGTCCAGAGCCTCGGAGTCACCGTCGCCGGGCGGGTCATCAGCTACCACGAGCACAATGAGGCCACCAAGACCGCGGAACTGCTGGAGCACGTCCGGTCCGGCAAAACCCTGGTCATGGTCACAGACGCCGGCATGCCTTCGGTCTCGGACCCGGGGTTCAGGCTGGTGGAAGGCGCTGTGGCAGCCGGACTCACCGTGACCGCCGTCCCGGGCCCGTCCGCGGTACTGACCGCCCTGGCACTGTCCGGTCTGCCCACCGACCGCTTCTGTTTTGAGGGATTCCTGCCCCGGAAAGCCGGCGAACGGGCGTCGCGGTTGGCGGACCTTTCGGCCGAACGCCGGACCATGGTGTTTTTTGAGGCCCCGCACCGACTGGAGTCGATGCTGCGGGCCCTGCGCGAGCGTTTCGGTGCCGAGCGGCGGATCGCCGTCTGCCGGGAACTGACCAAGACCTACGAGGAAGTCATCCGCGGGACGGTCGGGGAACTGTTGCTGTGGGCCGAAGGCAACGAGGTCCGCGGCGAGATTGCCGTGGTGCTGGGCGGCGCCCCTGAGCAGGCGCCGGGCACCCCCGAGGACCACGTGGCGGCCGTCAACGAGCTGGTGGCCCAGGGAATCCGGCTCAAGGAAGCCGTGGCCGCCGTAGCTGAGGACGTCCGCGTCAGCAAGCGGGAGCTGTACTCGGCGGTCCTCGCGGCACGCTGA
- a CDS encoding dolichyl-phosphate-mannose--protein mannosyltransferase, translated as MGLVTQTSMRPAEAGQTIPPARGPWIARPAEAFSATALRERLIGSTRSWRDYPPSLRLWFWLVPALTSVIGGVLRFVRLDTPHSLVFDETYYVKDAYSYVVSGYERGWPDKANDSFNAGNPAILLDTPEYVVHPPVGKWMIAGGMWLFGADNPFGWRFAAALTGTLSILLLTLIALKLFRSVPLAAAAGLLLAVDGHHLVMSRTSLLDIFLMFWLLAAFGALLLDRDDGRRRLAARLGRLAAASRNARPAASQLLAGPWLGIRWWRLAAGVCMGLAIGTKWSGLFFLAGFGVLTVLWDLNARRVAGIRGWVSGGIIKDGLPAFVSMVPVAAVVYTATWTGWFRSEGAYFRRWAQSNPSAEWGWLPDSLRSLAHYHLEAYKFHQGLGSEHPYEASAWSWLVMGRPTSFFYQKPEQGVPGCDVPNCASAILSVGNPMIWWGAAISLVVLLFWWAGRRDWRAGAILAGVGAGYLPWFLYPERTMFFFYAVSFEPFLVLALVYCLGLVLGRDTDPLWRRRSGVYLVALFVAGAVLLSAFFYPVWTAETIPYQEWRYRMWMPSWI; from the coding sequence ATGGGGCTCGTGACGCAGACCTCCATGCGGCCTGCCGAGGCCGGCCAGACCATCCCGCCGGCACGAGGCCCGTGGATCGCCCGTCCGGCGGAGGCCTTCTCTGCCACAGCCCTCCGCGAGCGCCTGATCGGCAGCACCCGCAGCTGGCGGGATTACCCGCCGTCGCTGCGTCTCTGGTTCTGGCTGGTGCCCGCCCTGACCTCCGTGATCGGCGGCGTCCTCCGCTTTGTCCGGCTGGACACGCCGCACAGCCTGGTCTTCGATGAAACGTATTACGTCAAGGACGCCTACTCCTACGTGGTCAGCGGCTACGAACGGGGCTGGCCGGACAAGGCCAACGACTCCTTCAACGCAGGCAACCCGGCCATCCTCCTGGACACTCCCGAGTACGTGGTCCATCCGCCCGTGGGCAAGTGGATGATCGCCGGCGGCATGTGGCTCTTCGGGGCCGATAATCCGTTCGGCTGGCGGTTCGCGGCCGCACTGACCGGAACCCTGTCCATCCTGCTGCTCACACTGATTGCACTTAAACTGTTCCGCTCAGTGCCGCTGGCTGCCGCCGCGGGCCTGCTGCTCGCCGTCGACGGCCACCACCTGGTGATGTCGCGGACATCACTCCTGGATATCTTCCTGATGTTCTGGCTCCTGGCGGCCTTCGGAGCTTTGCTGCTGGACCGCGATGACGGACGACGGCGGCTGGCCGCACGGCTCGGACGGCTCGCGGCCGCGTCCCGGAACGCTCGGCCCGCAGCCAGCCAACTGCTGGCGGGACCGTGGCTGGGGATCCGCTGGTGGCGTCTCGCCGCGGGCGTGTGCATGGGACTCGCCATAGGCACCAAATGGTCGGGCCTGTTTTTCCTCGCCGGCTTCGGCGTGCTGACGGTCCTGTGGGACCTCAATGCACGGCGCGTCGCGGGAATCCGCGGCTGGGTCAGCGGCGGAATCATCAAGGATGGCCTGCCTGCCTTTGTCAGCATGGTTCCGGTTGCGGCGGTGGTCTACACCGCCACCTGGACGGGCTGGTTCCGTTCCGAGGGCGCCTACTTCCGGCGGTGGGCCCAGAGCAACCCCTCAGCGGAGTGGGGCTGGCTGCCGGACTCCCTGCGTTCGCTGGCGCACTACCATCTGGAGGCCTACAAGTTCCATCAGGGCCTGGGCTCCGAACACCCTTACGAGGCAAGCGCCTGGAGCTGGCTGGTGATGGGCCGGCCGACGTCGTTCTTCTACCAGAAGCCGGAGCAGGGCGTCCCGGGATGCGACGTGCCCAACTGCGCCTCAGCCATTCTCTCGGTGGGGAACCCGATGATCTGGTGGGGAGCGGCCATCTCGCTGGTGGTCCTGCTGTTCTGGTGGGCCGGGCGCCGGGACTGGCGCGCAGGGGCGATCCTTGCGGGCGTGGGCGCCGGCTACCTGCCGTGGTTCCTGTACCCGGAGCGGACCATGTTTTTCTTTTATGCCGTCTCCTTTGAGCCCTTCCTGGTGCTCGCGCTGGTGTATTGCCTGGGCCTCGTCCTGGGCCGGGACACCGACCCGCTCTGGCGCCGGCGGTCCGGTGTCTACCTGGTGGCACTCTTCGTCGCCGGGGCAGTCCTGTTGTCCGCATTTTTCTACCCGGTGTGGACGGCGGAGACCATCCCCTACCAGGAATGGCGCTACCGGATGTGGATGCCGTCCTGGATCTAA
- a CDS encoding TIGR01906 family membrane protein, which yields MNDNSPTPAKRTEPQPDPDLDTSSDSEEPAFAWLTDSGASTPDVSPARSAGAGQGGVTQPESRAGRKAAEAAVEPPAAVPSVEESLRKEPSAQGATRNGAHFSEPLPTSALQVRPPQEEVERRNAERESAANAKPVAPRIWQVLLALFYPVILLVLAVRAVTSPLFLWAEYNRPGFPGDGYGFSTDDRMTYGSYAVDYLSNWAGPRYLGDLVNRSGGDLFKDGEVSHMADVKVVILSAFGGGALLIVLSLVAIAYLRRRSPGGVRRGLFAGSIVALAIILGLGALAVLGWQQFFTEFHRIFFASGSWTFALEDTLIRLFPGQFWIDAGIVIAALVLLASLVTLILTWPTRRRRGLAKDEPIAAEA from the coding sequence GTGAACGACAATTCGCCGACCCCTGCCAAACGCACGGAGCCGCAGCCGGATCCGGACCTGGATACTTCGTCGGACTCGGAAGAGCCGGCTTTTGCCTGGCTGACAGACTCCGGCGCCAGCACTCCCGACGTGTCCCCAGCACGTAGCGCCGGTGCCGGGCAGGGCGGTGTCACCCAGCCCGAAAGCCGCGCCGGCCGCAAAGCCGCGGAGGCCGCCGTCGAACCTCCCGCCGCGGTACCTTCCGTAGAAGAGTCGCTCCGCAAAGAACCGTCCGCCCAGGGCGCCACCCGAAACGGTGCCCACTTCAGCGAGCCGCTGCCCACGTCAGCGCTGCAGGTCCGTCCGCCGCAGGAGGAAGTGGAGCGCCGCAACGCGGAGCGCGAAAGCGCAGCCAACGCCAAACCCGTGGCCCCGCGCATCTGGCAAGTCCTGCTTGCCCTTTTCTACCCGGTGATCCTGCTCGTGCTGGCCGTCCGCGCGGTCACCAGCCCGCTGTTCCTGTGGGCCGAGTACAACAGGCCCGGGTTCCCGGGCGACGGGTACGGGTTCAGCACCGACGACCGGATGACGTACGGTTCCTATGCGGTTGACTACCTCAGCAACTGGGCGGGGCCGCGGTACCTGGGTGATCTGGTCAATCGCAGCGGCGGGGACCTTTTCAAGGACGGCGAAGTCAGCCACATGGCCGACGTGAAAGTTGTCATCCTTTCCGCGTTTGGCGGGGGAGCACTCCTGATCGTCCTCAGCCTCGTGGCCATCGCCTACCTGCGCCGCCGCAGTCCCGGCGGTGTGCGCCGCGGACTCTTCGCGGGATCCATTGTTGCGCTGGCGATCATCCTGGGGCTTGGCGCATTGGCCGTGCTCGGCTGGCAGCAGTTCTTCACCGAATTCCACCGGATCTTCTTCGCCAGCGGTTCCTGGACGTTTGCCCTTGAAGACACCCTGATCAGGCTGTTCCCGGGCCAGTTCTGGATCGATGCCGGTATTGTCATCGCCGCGCTGGTCCTCCTGGCGTCCCTGGTGACGCTCATCCTCACTTGGCCCACCCGCCGCCGTCGCGGCCTGGCCAAGGATGAGCCGATAGCCGCTGAGGCGTAG